From Quercus robur chromosome 8, dhQueRobu3.1, whole genome shotgun sequence:
ATTTCTTGTTCCTTACTTACCAAATATAGATTACTTGTCCCTTGCGTTTGCTTAAAAAGGAAAGGCATGAAGGACgtgcatttgaaaattttaatcatCGTTACCAATCCTAGATAATTTTGGCAAGTAATCTTGGcaatattattttgtaaaaaatgggAGTTAatgggaaaattaaaaaaaaaaaaaaaaaaaatcttagttgGTTTACACGAGGAACAATAATATGACAACTTTTGAAATTGTGAGCACATTGACAATATGCTTATTGCTGTAAAGAAAGCATTGGAATGTCTACACGCCTATATAAACTTGGAGGTTCACAGCCATTTCCATTATAGAAGAAAGTGATTTCTTGAGAGAGAATAAGAAAGAGAGATGGAACACCTTTCAATTGTGAAATTCTTCTTGTTTATGACTGGCTATCCAttgtttaaaatgatttttggacGTAAAGATTTTTGCATTGGCAGTCAAGGTCAAGGCCGAAAGAGGCGATCGATATTCATGGTAGAGTTTCAAGAGAGGTTCTTCTAACTCTGATTGTATGTTAGTACTAGGTATGTGAAAAGTTCAAGACTCTAAGTCAATTCTTAAATTTTTCTTGgacataatcatttttttaccTTGATTTATCATTTTCTACTCATTGTATCTAATCAGTATTATATCTGTACTTTTGAAGGTGGATGGAAGGTGCATCTGCTGAGAATACATACAACTTGGAGGAAATGGCATGAATTGAACAATCTTCcgttataatatattatagattgggtttagaaattatatatatatatatatatatatatgataataaatgtaattgcattaataaaatggattttttttttataagtaataaaatggATTTCTTTGGTTGAATTATACTagtacttttattgtttttatttactttGTCATTTCATAACTAAAGGAACCGCCTAATGGTTTGAAATATTCAGACGTTCCATACCTTCCTTTTAGACCCAAAAAAGAATGCTAATATGCATTTCTGGCCAAGAGATGAGAGAATTGATGGTTCTGTTccaaaagaataagagaaaatTAAGTGTTACTTCTATTCTGATCTGAGGTTCATGTGTTGAATTATACCCTTACAATATGGTCTAAATTAATATAGATGTTCAAGTAGACTGCAGTTGTCTTGGGAATCAAGATCTTCAACGGTCCACTCGGAATGATCATTTTACACAACACAATCACTTTCcctataaaattaatttgattaattaagtcaatGTCAACCGATTAACCAAACAGGCCGTTGATTGAATTTTGGAGTGGCCCTTCCTAACCATAGTTTTTGTGCAGTCTCTCTTCAAAGGATTGGAGAAAATCACAAGATTATAGGAGCACCTTAGCTTTATGATTCTCATCTtcataatttaaagaaaaagaaatgatatgtcaACAGTATTTTCActacatttttacaacaattaattaGCACCACGTATATGCAATTTACAGGTGAATACCAATGACTTATTAATCTAATATGATGCACAACATTGTTGCATCTctatcatatataaaatatatgcctttttcttttttggggggatAAGTAAACATACATACATCCACATTGGGTCTTAATGAGAGATATATTACACTTCAAGCAAACTATAAGGCCCTCCACAACCTCTTCCTGATTGTTTCTTTTATGATCCTTGCGCTGGCTTCTGGGACATTTGTCTGTTTTGGCTTTGTTTTGATTCAGATTCCAGTTGCTTAACCTGTGGCTTATTCGTCTCCTCAAATTTCCTCATTTCCAGTCGCTCAgaatcctggcttaatttctttgtcatttccaaattttttctcAGATGCTGGAGCTCTCTAATATAATAATGTAGTCTGTCTATCATCAATGCAAGGAATAAGGAAAACCCTGTGCAATCAAAAGGACAAGATTTTCACTAATAAGCTTCAAGTTTAACAAGAGAAACACAGCATAAatctataaaccaaaaaaaattctacttgTCTAGTAATAATTTTCAGCCTCTTCAACCATAGCTGGGGCTCAATTCTAATATGCATTCTTTGAGGGCTTCATCTTGAGATTGTGTACACAGTAAAAATTAGTcctaatgttttaaaaaaacaaaaaacaaatgataGAATTAAGAATGCTAAAGATACAAGAACATTAATAAAACAACTACAGATAAGATTTCTAAGATtacaattattaaaattttgtcacATCATAGTATCTAAACAAAcatttattagtattattttggaATCTATTTAagctaaaaattatataataaaatctttACTACCTATTTAATAATGAATGGTTAGGAATTAGGATCCTAATTCACGACAGGCACAATTTCCTGAAGTTTAGAATTGaatgaaaattaacaaaaaactatcaaaactaaagaaaaaaaaatgttgaggctacaaataaagaaatttaCCTATAAGACACGCTTCTAGATGACGATATGCCATGAGAACCTGATCAGTTGGATTAACTATGCCGGAATCCGTAGAACGTTTCTGGATTTTCATTAAACTATATATGCTAGACCCAAACACCACCACCAGTGTCCCTCCCACACTCTTTGTCACCAAAGGACCCCTTCCCTGCTTCAACTGGTCCAACCCCATGATCACTAGCTTCCTTAGCGGGGTCCAAAACAAAAGGGTCATAATCAGTGCCATTTCCGCCAATACAATTGTAAACAAAAGTTGAATCATCTTTGCTAATTTTTCACCAAAAGATTTTACTTCTTTTTGCAGAAATGATGGTTGATTTTGTATGATGAAGTAGATGACCCAAAAGTGAGCCTATATCACGTGTGATGTTCTGGTACTTTTGGTATCTACTTCTACAATTCACATGATTCAATCCAAGAATATATACTTTCCATGACCATAGGGCTAGGAGGCACAGAATAGCTTAAAAGTGAGAAATCAACGTCAAACATGCTTTATATGTATTTCCTAAGGAATAATGCGGACaacaatttttgtcataacttGCTTATATGACAAGCTGTGAGTGGTGAGATTGTGGACCCACCACCACTTTTACTCTACCACTCACAACTTGTCACATGAGcaagttgtgacaaaagttatggttttagcattttctattttctaaatATGTGTTTGATTCAAATATTATATTCTTTGCCCTATGTATACTCATTTCTTTTAAGACTTTAACCTATTCCTTTGTGTTTTGCTAGTGAAGCAATGGCTTACTTAATTTATAGGTCAACTTCTCTTCATGCAAGTATATAAACTTTCCATTCAGGAAAAGAAAAGCACATAAACTTTCTATGTAAACAAAATTAAGAAGGTGATGTTTGTGTAGCAAAGAATATATGCAATAATAGTTTGTGTATCAAAAGAggtaatatttttgtttagcaaagaatatatatgtattaataataatactctCACTTGTAGGTAGGATTTATGTACGTTGATCTTGAGTATATGAAGAGGAATGTTATACACATCAATCGTATAAgataacttttaaaaatagaatATCCTCTGGACAACTTGTATAGGTTTGCCCATTATTTTTACCTTTGATTGGTGAGCCAATGACTTCGTATTTAGGCTCCTACAAATGAAATAATATGTTCGGTTCATAGTATTAGGAAAGAGaaaacactaaattttttttttttttttttggtggtaatggggacactacaaaaaaactCGTCCTATAAGGGCATTTTTTCCTGGCACTTTTCAAAACCACCACCGTAGGAGACTTATAACAACGCTTTTAGAAACTACTGGTATAGGTTTACCTAAGGCCAGGTTCAGTGCAATATCTATTACATCCAAGACCAGCAAGGTCATATAGTGCTAGATGAGTCTTCAACACAACATTGCAAGTGCATGTCTTTAAAAATCAGAAATCTAAACAATGGATTTCGTGTCTTTTATGAAATCAACTAACCagaaatttctctctttccttctccccccccccccccccttttcgtTCTTTCTTTCTGTATAAGGTGAATGCACGAGTAATATAGCATCACTCTCTCAATTATACTGCCAAATTTTACAGTCACGATTACTTCTCTTTTACCTGCCAAAACCACATTACTTGTCCcttgtgttttttgctttttgcttaAAAAGGAAAGACAGGAAACGTCCCTtgtgtttttttgctttttgcttaAAAAGGAAAGACAGGAAACAAcatgaaatattaataattaattaattttgatattagatatataattttatcaggGAATCTTGGCAAAATTGAGTAAAACATTGGAAGTGAATGAGAACATTAATGTTTTCCCATAGTTGGCTTTGTTCAAGAAGGAACAACACAATTGCTTTTCAAATTCTGAGCAATGGATGAGTCGTGgtaggagaaattattatttacatcGGAAGGACCTAGCAGTCCTCCCTGACCAATGAAATGATGCTATCTATGGAAATGCATGTGTGAATTTCCTAATCAGcacaagtaataaaaaataaaaattaccagaTGATATCACATTTGTATAAATAACAGCATTTTATTGGTTAGAAAGTCAGAGAGGACCATATCAGCTGTCCTC
This genomic window contains:
- the LOC126694555 gene encoding uncharacterized protein LOC126694555 isoform X1, with the protein product MIQLLFTIVLAEMALIMTLLFWTPLRKLVIMGLDQLKQGRGPLVTKSVGGTLVVVFGSSIYSLMKIQKRSTDSGIVNPTDQVLMAYRHLEACLIGFSLFLALMIDRLHYYIRELQHLRKNLEMTKKLSQDSERLEMRKFEETNKPQVKQLESESKQSQNRQMSQKPAQGS